In one window of Microbacterium natoriense DNA:
- a CDS encoding TetR/AcrR family transcriptional regulator, translating to MTSDSAEMQAGRTRDPDLTARILDETARQLGERGYSALRIEHIASAIGSGKTAIYRRWPGKPELVAALLASRQQTGSVPDTGSVVDDLVEHAWQNVQNQTFSGTDAETSRIRSAMVQPEVYELYSTDFLDKRRRIGIEILEKGVRRSELPEDTDMQLVLQLLAGLVLYRTTLGQEATTRDQLQRVVAALVESPPRRAAG from the coding sequence ATGACGAGCGATAGTGCCGAGATGCAGGCCGGGCGCACTCGTGACCCGGACCTCACGGCGAGAATCCTGGACGAGACTGCGCGGCAACTGGGCGAACGCGGCTATTCCGCACTCAGAATCGAGCACATCGCCTCCGCCATCGGCAGCGGGAAGACAGCGATCTACCGCCGGTGGCCAGGTAAGCCCGAACTCGTCGCGGCTCTGCTTGCGAGCCGCCAACAGACCGGGTCGGTTCCTGACACGGGTTCCGTCGTCGATGATCTCGTCGAGCACGCCTGGCAGAATGTGCAGAACCAGACGTTCTCCGGGACCGACGCCGAAACGTCTCGAATCCGGTCGGCGATGGTGCAGCCGGAGGTGTACGAGCTCTACTCGACCGACTTCCTCGACAAACGCCGACGCATCGGCATCGAGATCCTCGAGAAAGGCGTGCGACGCTCCGAGCTTCCGGAGGACACGGACATGCAGCTCGTCTTGCAACTGCTGGCAGGGCTCGTGCTCTACCGCACGACCCTCGGCCAGGAGGCGACCACGAGGGACCAGCTGCAGAGAGTGGTCGCAGCGCTCGTCGAAAGCCCTCCGCGTCGAGCTGCGGGGTGA
- a CDS encoding aldehyde dehydrogenase family protein, with the protein MGRTRAAVVSSGEAALAVAHPLDAGTVRINQHGALNPQVPFGGTKASGYGQEFRVAGVKAVAAPKVISR; encoded by the coding sequence ATCGGGCGCACTCGGGCCGCTGTCGTTTCGTCAGGCGAGGCGGCCCTCGCAGTGGCCCACCCTCTCGACGCCGGAACGGTGCGGATCAACCAGCACGGCGCTCTCAACCCTCAGGTTCCGTTCGGAGGAACCAAGGCCTCGGGCTATGGACAGGAGTTCCGCGTCGCCGGTGTGAAGGCAGTCGCCGCACCCAAGGTCATCAGCCGGTGA
- a CDS encoding Lrp/AsnC family transcriptional regulator, whose translation MLQETVIDLVDRQLVNALQIFPRISWMQLGKILGYDATTLARRWARLRNEGLVWTVCYQQPEHLEVELPAMALIEVDVRAGQREQVVAALAPLDEVIEIDRTSGSRDLLLTVVHSSIATADAFVARSIASIPGIRATRTRFAHTLYKDGARSHLDALSADVLLALRRAAEGFAGEPSVPTPLLVDVMRSMLPDARRPAPEIAAELGISTTSVTRAIHRLFGSPWFTAKTDFAHHALGYTTAASLWYRVPTPELAAVGIDVAGVPGVRMSAAILDRMNLAITVWLRHTHDLESLLTRIEHAHPRIELCETWLIPSVAKRSGAVLTDDGRFSHQISTSHALAPIGAQRRER comes from the coding sequence ATGCTGCAGGAAACAGTCATCGATCTCGTCGACAGGCAGCTGGTGAACGCTCTGCAGATCTTTCCCCGGATCAGTTGGATGCAACTGGGCAAGATCCTCGGATACGACGCCACGACGCTGGCCCGCCGCTGGGCACGTCTGCGCAACGAGGGTCTGGTGTGGACAGTGTGCTACCAGCAGCCGGAGCATCTCGAGGTGGAGCTTCCCGCAATGGCTCTCATCGAGGTCGATGTTCGAGCCGGTCAACGCGAACAGGTCGTCGCCGCGCTCGCACCGCTCGACGAGGTCATCGAGATCGATCGCACATCGGGCTCACGCGATCTGCTGCTCACCGTGGTGCACTCGAGCATCGCGACCGCCGACGCGTTCGTGGCGCGCAGCATCGCGAGCATTCCCGGCATCCGCGCGACGCGGACCCGGTTCGCACACACCCTCTACAAGGATGGGGCGCGATCGCATCTGGACGCTCTCTCTGCCGATGTCCTGCTGGCGCTGAGGCGCGCCGCAGAAGGCTTCGCCGGTGAACCGTCCGTCCCCACGCCGCTGCTCGTCGACGTGATGCGGAGCATGCTCCCAGACGCACGCCGTCCCGCGCCCGAGATCGCCGCTGAGCTCGGGATCTCGACAACCAGCGTGACCAGGGCGATCCATCGCCTGTTCGGTTCACCGTGGTTCACGGCGAAGACGGACTTCGCCCATCACGCGCTCGGATACACGACCGCCGCATCCCTTTGGTATCGCGTCCCCACACCCGAACTGGCCGCCGTCGGCATCGACGTCGCGGGGGTCCCTGGAGTGCGCATGTCCGCTGCCATCCTCGACAGGATGAACCTCGCCATCACCGTGTGGCTCCGCCATACGCACGACCTCGAGTCTCTGCTGACCCGGATCGAACACGCCCATCCGAGGATCGAGCTCTGCGAGACCTGGCTCATCCCGTCCGTTGCGAAGCGTTCGGGGGCGGTGCTCACCGATGACGGCAGGTTCTCCCACCAGATCTCGACATCTCACGCGCTGGCGCCGATCGGAGCACAACGACGGGAGCGTTGA
- a CDS encoding MFS transporter, with amino-acid sequence MSNTSSQPALNQVQKTPRVRLSRDARLAVFLFFLGWVMSYADRQLITLALPYIGKDLSLSPTQQGMLISAFFVTYAIVQIPGGMLVDKLGAKRTAVAGVLAWSVFTVATGTAGSFAVMLAIRALFGIGEGVYPAASVKAVAERTSAAQRMTATGWMYSSNAVGTIVAALAGAALIATIGWQGAFFILGAVGLLVALAIGIFLPKADASAAQTLEVQESPTSTITAKDLFRSAALWGHVAMFFGYGVVAWGMSAWVPSYLVDARGIPLGVVAAAAVIPVAVGGVASVLGGRLVDRLGGRHRLIVIPGMLACILTLAMMTQELPVPLFITLIGLLSFFSGMCYMPVFAGPVRGLPTAVVGTAYATISTGSQVAGILTPTLMGVVVENVSWEAAFGVLIAGCVICIIAAALVPRGPDEFFASFARRQTVAVHGA; translated from the coding sequence GTGAGCAACACCTCGTCACAGCCCGCGCTCAACCAGGTTCAGAAGACGCCACGAGTGCGGCTGAGCCGTGACGCGAGACTCGCCGTCTTCCTCTTCTTCCTCGGGTGGGTGATGAGCTACGCCGACCGGCAGCTCATCACCCTCGCCCTGCCCTACATCGGGAAGGATCTCTCGCTCAGCCCCACGCAGCAGGGCATGCTCATCTCGGCCTTCTTCGTCACCTATGCGATCGTGCAGATCCCCGGTGGCATGCTCGTCGACAAGCTGGGCGCCAAACGCACGGCTGTGGCCGGAGTGCTCGCCTGGTCGGTGTTCACCGTGGCGACGGGAACCGCGGGCTCCTTCGCCGTGATGCTCGCCATCCGTGCGCTGTTCGGCATCGGTGAAGGGGTGTATCCGGCTGCCTCGGTGAAAGCGGTCGCCGAGCGGACCAGCGCCGCGCAGCGTATGACGGCGACGGGGTGGATGTACAGCTCGAACGCGGTCGGCACCATCGTCGCCGCTCTTGCGGGAGCGGCGCTCATCGCCACCATCGGCTGGCAGGGAGCCTTCTTCATCCTCGGAGCCGTCGGTCTGCTCGTGGCTCTGGCGATCGGGATCTTCCTCCCGAAGGCGGACGCCTCAGCGGCTCAGACCCTCGAGGTGCAAGAGTCGCCGACATCGACGATCACCGCGAAGGATCTGTTCCGATCCGCAGCGCTGTGGGGGCACGTCGCGATGTTCTTCGGCTACGGCGTCGTCGCGTGGGGCATGAGCGCCTGGGTGCCGAGCTATCTCGTGGACGCACGCGGCATCCCCCTCGGCGTGGTCGCAGCTGCCGCAGTCATTCCGGTGGCCGTCGGCGGTGTGGCTTCTGTGCTGGGCGGCCGGCTCGTCGACCGCCTCGGCGGTCGGCACCGGCTCATCGTCATCCCGGGAATGCTCGCCTGCATACTCACCCTTGCGATGATGACTCAGGAACTCCCCGTGCCGCTGTTCATCACACTGATCGGGCTGCTCTCGTTCTTCAGCGGGATGTGCTACATGCCCGTGTTCGCAGGTCCCGTCCGCGGCCTGCCCACAGCCGTCGTCGGAACCGCCTACGCCACGATCAGCACCGGCAGTCAGGTCGCCGGCATCCTCACCCCGACCCTCATGGGCGTCGTGGTCGAGAACGTCAGCTGGGAGGCCGCTTTCGGCGTCCTCATCGCCGGCTGCGTCATCTGCATCATCGCCGCGGCGCTCGTGCCTCGGGGGCCGGACGAGTTCTTCGCCAGCTTCGCTCGTCGCCAGACGGTGGCCGTCCATGGCGCCTGA
- a CDS encoding amidohydrolase: MKRWSSPSPSVTDLYRDLHRHPELSGRETRTAARLASELSLRQFDVTHGVGGTGVVGMLRNGDGPTVLLRADIDGLPIREATGAPYASAATGVDRDGTTVPVMHACGHDLHAAALIGAIDVLQACGDRWAGTVAVVFQPAEETGEGALAMVADGLAGIVGTPTVALGQHVSPVPAGAVVTAEGVYGAASDNFRIRIHGVGGHASSPEAAVDPIIVAAAIVMRLQTVISRETAAHEPAVLTVSSIHAGHAENAIPDEAELTVNLRSFNASTRHRLINAVRRIVEAEAAAAGMEQSPSVERISGAPLLLNDPHATHRTFGAIGESGLDAHIVTQPMTGSEDFGVIGDALGCPSVFWHWGGTAPDRYSPQELSSLLTEGRLPAHIPMNHSPEYLPDLDWALPAGIHAMSTAALHWLQAS, from the coding sequence ATGAAGCGGTGGTCCTCGCCGTCCCCCTCCGTGACGGACCTCTATCGCGACCTGCACCGTCATCCCGAACTCAGCGGTCGAGAGACGCGCACGGCGGCACGCTTGGCGAGCGAGCTCTCTCTCCGGCAGTTCGACGTCACGCATGGTGTCGGCGGAACCGGTGTCGTGGGGATGCTGAGAAACGGAGATGGTCCCACGGTGCTGCTTCGGGCAGACATCGACGGTCTTCCGATCCGCGAAGCAACGGGGGCGCCTTACGCCTCAGCCGCCACCGGCGTGGACAGGGACGGCACCACCGTCCCCGTCATGCACGCCTGTGGCCACGACCTGCACGCCGCAGCGCTCATCGGCGCGATCGACGTGCTGCAGGCGTGTGGCGACCGGTGGGCAGGAACCGTGGCTGTCGTGTTCCAACCAGCGGAGGAGACCGGCGAGGGCGCTCTCGCCATGGTCGCGGACGGACTCGCCGGCATCGTGGGCACACCGACCGTCGCGCTGGGTCAACACGTGTCGCCGGTGCCGGCGGGTGCGGTCGTGACCGCAGAAGGCGTGTACGGCGCCGCCTCGGACAACTTCCGCATCCGCATCCACGGAGTCGGCGGTCATGCCTCGAGCCCGGAAGCCGCGGTCGATCCCATCATCGTGGCCGCGGCGATCGTCATGCGGCTCCAAACCGTGATCTCACGCGAGACCGCAGCCCACGAACCTGCGGTGCTCACTGTCTCCTCGATACACGCCGGTCACGCCGAGAACGCCATCCCCGACGAGGCAGAGCTCACCGTGAACCTGAGGAGCTTCAACGCCTCGACCCGGCACCGCCTCATCAACGCCGTGCGTCGCATAGTCGAGGCCGAGGCCGCGGCAGCGGGAATGGAACAAAGCCCGAGCGTCGAGCGCATCAGTGGAGCTCCGCTGCTCCTGAACGATCCGCACGCCACACACCGCACCTTCGGCGCGATCGGCGAATCCGGACTGGATGCCCACATCGTCACCCAGCCGATGACCGGCAGTGAGGACTTCGGGGTCATCGGCGACGCCCTCGGCTGTCCGAGCGTCTTCTGGCACTGGGGTGGGACGGCACCCGACAGATACAGTCCGCAGGAACTCTCGTCGCTTCTGACCGAGGGACGTCTTCCCGCGCACATTCCCATGAACCACTCGCCCGAGTACCTCCCGGACCTGGATTGGGCCCTCCCCGCAGGCATCCACGCCATGAGCACTGCCGCACTGCACTGGCTTCAGGCTTCGTGA
- a CDS encoding amidase — protein sequence MNDLIYLSATECIERYRTGSLSPVDVLDAQLARAALVDDSLNAFTETMADAARERAQESERRYRDGTARPLEGVTVAAKEKHQIAGMEVVEASNAWDGYTALENAPIIDRLLDAGAIIHARTATPEFSIAAFTHSDRWGVTRNPWNTAFSPGGSSGGSAAALAAGMTTLATASDIGGSTRGPAAFTGTVGYKAPYGRIPGVGPMSVDYYRGDGPMGRTVDDVLLFTNTISGPDPRDHVALRPKVVIPSDLAGVEGLRVALSLDLGGFHVAEEIRENTRRVAEELAKAGAEVVEVDFAWTRELIVAAAMPHFGHMMGSMVNDAIGGKTAELSDYARDFVEQTRVVRAGASMFDAAKAEYAVQRELARVMSGYDALLCPTTAAIGLPAADTLIGGIDIDGRTVSGLEGTLTLPFNISNRCPVLAVPSGHAGNGMPTGVQIVGHTYDDAMVFRLGRAIETLRPWAYTAEHRPQL from the coding sequence ATGAACGACCTCATCTACCTTTCCGCCACTGAATGCATCGAGCGGTACCGCACCGGCTCCCTTTCACCCGTAGACGTCCTCGACGCCCAGCTCGCCCGAGCGGCACTCGTCGACGACTCGTTGAACGCCTTCACCGAGACGATGGCCGATGCGGCACGAGAGCGCGCGCAGGAATCGGAGCGGCGCTACCGCGACGGTACGGCGCGACCGCTCGAGGGTGTCACCGTCGCCGCGAAGGAGAAGCACCAGATCGCGGGTATGGAAGTGGTCGAGGCTTCGAATGCCTGGGACGGATACACCGCACTCGAGAACGCGCCCATCATCGACAGGCTTCTGGATGCGGGCGCCATCATCCATGCGCGAACCGCGACCCCCGAGTTCTCCATCGCCGCCTTCACCCATTCCGATCGCTGGGGAGTCACACGCAATCCGTGGAACACCGCATTCTCGCCGGGCGGGTCTTCCGGAGGGTCCGCGGCGGCCCTCGCGGCCGGAATGACGACACTCGCCACGGCATCCGACATCGGCGGGTCCACTCGCGGGCCGGCGGCATTCACCGGCACCGTCGGCTACAAGGCGCCGTATGGACGGATTCCGGGAGTCGGCCCCATGAGTGTGGACTACTACCGCGGTGACGGACCGATGGGACGCACCGTCGACGACGTCCTGCTCTTCACGAACACGATCAGCGGGCCAGACCCGCGTGACCACGTCGCACTGCGACCGAAAGTCGTCATCCCATCTGATCTCGCAGGGGTAGAGGGCCTTCGGGTCGCTCTCAGTCTCGATCTCGGCGGCTTCCACGTCGCGGAGGAGATCAGAGAGAACACCCGCCGCGTCGCGGAGGAACTGGCCAAGGCCGGGGCGGAGGTCGTGGAAGTCGATTTCGCCTGGACGCGTGAACTGATCGTCGCCGCGGCGATGCCGCATTTCGGTCACATGATGGGTTCGATGGTGAACGACGCGATCGGCGGGAAGACAGCGGAACTCAGCGACTACGCGCGCGATTTCGTCGAGCAGACCCGCGTCGTCCGTGCGGGGGCGTCGATGTTCGATGCGGCGAAAGCCGAGTATGCGGTCCAGCGTGAGCTCGCGCGCGTGATGTCGGGATACGACGCCCTGCTCTGCCCGACCACGGCGGCCATCGGGCTCCCCGCGGCCGACACGCTGATCGGCGGGATCGACATCGACGGCCGCACCGTTTCCGGACTCGAAGGCACCCTCACCCTCCCGTTCAACATCAGCAATCGCTGCCCCGTCCTCGCCGTGCCCAGCGGCCACGCGGGGAACGGGATGCCCACTGGCGTGCAGATCGTCGGTCACACCTATGACGACGCCATGGTGTTCCGTCTCGGAAGGGCCATCGAGACCCTGCGCCCCTGGGCGTATACCGCCGAACACCGTCCGCAGCTGTAA
- a CDS encoding alpha/beta hydrolase fold domain-containing protein, which produces MSLSMRLVSLYLRVRSKRHFATVHGARRMLAREKTAATPPERLRTRHAVGFGVREGFGCWTVTPRKSRSGRTVIYLHGGAYVNEISPQHWKLIEQIADAGARVIVPAYGLAPQHGYKEAYRLLIAVYRETLESTAPSDVVFAGDSAGGGLALGFAQTLLNADLPQPGRVVLISPWVDISLRNPDIASLSRKDPWLAVPGARECGRVWADGDDLELPQLSPIRGPLAGLAPIDVYIGTRDILLPDVLLLRDRAAAEDVPFELTVCPGAVHVYPLTPTREGRAGSVRIVRSVM; this is translated from the coding sequence GTGAGCCTGTCGATGCGGCTGGTGAGCCTGTATCTGCGGGTGAGGAGCAAGCGGCACTTCGCCACCGTTCACGGCGCTCGCCGGATGCTGGCGCGGGAGAAGACCGCAGCGACACCGCCGGAGAGGCTCCGGACTCGACATGCGGTGGGTTTCGGGGTGCGAGAAGGGTTCGGATGCTGGACCGTCACCCCTCGGAAGTCGCGGAGTGGGCGGACGGTGATCTACCTGCACGGCGGCGCCTACGTCAACGAGATCTCCCCGCAGCACTGGAAACTCATCGAGCAGATCGCCGACGCGGGCGCTCGGGTGATCGTCCCCGCGTACGGCCTCGCCCCGCAGCACGGCTACAAAGAGGCCTACCGCCTGCTCATCGCCGTCTACCGCGAGACTCTGGAGTCGACGGCCCCGTCCGACGTCGTCTTCGCAGGGGACTCCGCGGGCGGGGGCCTCGCGCTCGGATTCGCCCAGACGCTCCTCAACGCCGACCTGCCGCAACCGGGTCGCGTCGTGCTCATCTCCCCGTGGGTCGACATTTCACTCCGGAACCCCGACATCGCGAGTCTCTCCCGAAAGGATCCTTGGCTCGCGGTTCCGGGAGCGCGCGAATGCGGACGAGTCTGGGCAGACGGAGACGACCTCGAACTCCCGCAGCTGAGTCCGATCCGCGGACCCCTGGCAGGCCTCGCCCCGATCGACGTCTACATCGGCACTCGGGACATCTTGCTCCCGGACGTCCTGCTGCTGCGCGACCGGGCGGCCGCAGAAGACGTGCCCTTCGAACTGACGGTATGTCCAGGCGCGGTGCACGTGTATCCGCTCACGCCGACCAGAGAAGGGCGTGCGGGGTCCGTACGCATCGTGAGAAGCGTGATGTAG
- a CDS encoding alpha/beta fold hydrolase produces MSGTGSAPVNTSYAKAPNKALTAGGITFAYRELGPEEEVPVVFFVHLAGTLDNWDPRIVDAIAQHRHVIAFDQQGVGGSSGTVPRTLEEAADDAYAFITALGYSKIDVFSFSMGGMIAQDLIVKHPDLVRKLVLTGTGPRGGKDMDKVIGTTYWDVLRATLTRSDPKEFLFFNRDAAGKKAGKAFINRLKERSVDRDKDIRLSAFQTQLTAIARFGRSAPSDLSVITGPTLIANGDNDRMVPSVLSHDLHARIPGSELTIYPDSGHGGIFQYWEKFAPVAVRFLTADEPAPRP; encoded by the coding sequence ATGAGCGGTACCGGCAGCGCACCCGTCAACACCTCGTACGCGAAAGCTCCCAACAAAGCCCTGACTGCGGGCGGCATCACCTTCGCCTACCGCGAGCTCGGTCCCGAAGAAGAGGTCCCGGTGGTGTTCTTCGTGCACCTCGCGGGCACGCTCGACAACTGGGACCCGCGGATCGTGGATGCGATCGCCCAGCATCGGCACGTGATCGCCTTCGATCAGCAGGGCGTGGGCGGGTCCTCCGGCACGGTGCCGCGCACGCTCGAAGAAGCGGCTGACGACGCCTACGCGTTCATCACCGCCCTCGGCTACTCGAAGATCGACGTCTTCTCGTTCTCGATGGGCGGCATGATCGCTCAGGACCTCATCGTGAAGCACCCGGATCTCGTGCGCAAACTCGTGCTCACGGGCACCGGTCCGCGCGGCGGGAAGGACATGGACAAGGTCATCGGCACCACCTACTGGGACGTGCTGCGTGCGACTCTCACGCGCTCGGACCCGAAGGAGTTCCTGTTCTTCAACCGCGATGCCGCCGGGAAGAAGGCGGGTAAGGCGTTCATCAACAGACTCAAGGAGCGCTCCGTCGATCGCGACAAGGACATCAGGCTCTCCGCTTTCCAGACTCAGCTGACGGCGATCGCACGGTTCGGCCGGTCCGCGCCATCCGACCTCTCCGTCATCACCGGACCCACGCTGATCGCCAACGGCGACAACGACCGCATGGTCCCCTCCGTCCTGTCGCACGACCTGCACGCGCGCATTCCGGGCAGTGAGCTGACCATCTACCCCGACTCCGGACACGGCGGCATCTTCCAGTACTGGGAGAAGTTCGCCCCTGTCGCGGTGAGATTCCTCACCGCCGACGAGCCTGCGCCGCGGCCATGA
- a CDS encoding alpha/beta fold hydrolase, whose product MTASATRPGRFQSAETRVLLVDGVELVYRELGPATGIPLVALNHLGANLDDWDPRLADGLALDRRLILLGYRGVGRSGGRARDAIEEMADDVVAALRVLDLPRVDLLGLSMGGMVAQDVVRRAPELVDRLILISSGPAGGPALTEMTRVMVGGAVRASLALADPKARLFFTRSAAGKSAGRDYLGRLRERRADRDGRVALRVLRAQLAAVHRWGGQPPTGLSSFDRPVLILHGDSDRMVPVGNASALAGVFPTATVTVFPDAGHGVVFQNHLDVVVAVRAFLHR is encoded by the coding sequence ATGACCGCTTCCGCGACACGTCCCGGGCGGTTTCAGAGCGCCGAGACGCGCGTGCTTCTCGTCGACGGCGTCGAGCTGGTCTATCGCGAGCTCGGTCCGGCAACCGGCATCCCCCTCGTCGCTCTCAACCACCTCGGCGCCAACCTCGACGACTGGGATCCCCGTCTCGCCGACGGGCTCGCGCTGGACCGCCGGCTCATACTGCTCGGCTATCGCGGCGTCGGCAGATCCGGGGGACGGGCGCGCGACGCGATCGAGGAGATGGCGGATGACGTGGTCGCCGCACTGCGCGTGCTCGATCTGCCCCGCGTCGATCTTCTCGGCCTGTCGATGGGCGGGATGGTGGCGCAGGATGTCGTGCGGCGGGCCCCCGAGCTCGTCGATCGACTGATCCTGATCAGCAGCGGTCCAGCCGGTGGCCCGGCTCTCACCGAGATGACCAGGGTGATGGTCGGGGGAGCGGTGCGTGCATCGCTCGCACTCGCCGATCCGAAGGCACGGCTCTTCTTCACCCGCAGCGCCGCGGGGAAGAGTGCGGGTCGCGATTACCTCGGGCGCCTCCGCGAACGCCGCGCCGATCGAGACGGCCGCGTCGCCCTCCGCGTCCTGCGCGCGCAGCTCGCCGCCGTCCATCGCTGGGGCGGGCAGCCGCCCACGGGCCTCTCGTCCTTCGACCGGCCGGTGCTGATCCTGCACGGCGACAGTGATCGCATGGTCCCCGTCGGCAATGCGAGCGCGCTCGCCGGCGTGTTCCCCACTGCGACGGTGACGGTCTTCCCGGATGCCGGGCACGGCGTCGTCTTCCAGAACCATCTCGATGTCGTCGTCGCCGTGCGGGCGTTCCTGCACCGGTGA
- a CDS encoding NADP-dependent oxidoreductase: MKAFVLSKYKTAVHEADVPEPVVGERDVLVRVQAAGLNQLDEKLRVGEFKAILPYRLPIILGHDVAGTVIRVGARVSAFKPGDEVYARPRDHRIGTFAERIVIDERDVALKPSSIAMDEAGSLPLVALTAWQALVEIADVRPGQKVLIHAGAGGVGSIAIQLAKHLGAEVATTASAANADFVRLLGADRVVDYRTEDFEEVLSGYDVVLDSLGGENLEKSLRILRPGGKAIGISGPPTPEFARAAGLSLILRLATAGLSRRIRTQAKRLGVDYTFLFMRASGDQLRDIAGLVDAGAIRPIVGRVFPFDETVAGMESLAKGGIRGKAVISNP, from the coding sequence ATGAAGGCATTCGTCCTTTCGAAATACAAGACCGCCGTGCACGAGGCAGACGTGCCCGAGCCCGTGGTCGGCGAGCGCGATGTCCTCGTGCGCGTCCAGGCTGCCGGCCTCAACCAGCTCGACGAGAAGCTCCGTGTCGGAGAGTTCAAGGCGATCCTCCCGTATCGTCTGCCGATCATCCTCGGGCACGACGTCGCCGGCACGGTCATCCGCGTCGGGGCCCGCGTGAGCGCCTTCAAACCCGGCGACGAGGTCTACGCACGCCCGCGCGACCACCGCATCGGCACCTTCGCCGAGCGCATCGTGATCGACGAACGCGACGTCGCGCTCAAACCGAGCTCGATCGCGATGGACGAGGCCGGTTCGCTTCCGCTCGTCGCCTTGACGGCGTGGCAGGCCCTGGTCGAGATCGCCGACGTCCGCCCGGGGCAGAAGGTCCTCATCCATGCCGGAGCCGGCGGCGTCGGCTCGATCGCGATCCAGCTCGCGAAGCACCTCGGGGCGGAGGTCGCCACGACCGCAAGTGCCGCGAACGCCGACTTCGTGCGGTTGCTCGGCGCAGATCGAGTCGTCGACTACCGCACCGAGGACTTCGAGGAGGTGCTCAGCGGATACGACGTGGTCCTGGACAGCTTGGGAGGGGAGAACCTCGAGAAGTCGCTGCGCATCCTTCGCCCCGGGGGCAAGGCGATCGGCATCTCCGGTCCGCCTACTCCCGAGTTCGCGCGCGCCGCCGGCCTCAGCCTGATCCTCAGGCTCGCCACAGCGGGGCTGAGCCGCCGCATCCGCACGCAGGCGAAGCGCCTCGGCGTCGACTACACGTTCCTCTTCATGCGCGCCAGCGGCGATCAGCTCCGCGACATCGCCGGTCTGGTCGATGCCGGTGCCATCCGCCCCATCGTCGGACGCGTCTTCCCGTTCGATGAGACGGTCGCCGGAATGGAATCCTTGGCGAAGGGCGGCATCCGTGGGAAGGCCGTCATCAGCAATCCGTGA
- a CDS encoding TetR/AcrR family transcriptional regulator → MTADTHPIGRRERNKLDKLARITAAAGELFAERGVDDVTTQEIADKADIGTGTLFLYAKTKGELLLLVQNSMYAEALDRGRAAAEDADGVLEGVLAVVRPVVECNRKQIDNGRTYLREIVFGDPGEPHHRDALDLTVRTEELVAEVIARREGVSVDQARALARIVSAVMFLTMAATVNAQQSIDQLVAEITEQLTAILPL, encoded by the coding sequence ATGACTGCTGACACCCACCCCATCGGTCGGCGCGAACGCAACAAGCTCGACAAGCTCGCGCGGATCACCGCGGCGGCGGGCGAGCTGTTCGCCGAGCGCGGCGTCGACGACGTCACGACTCAGGAGATCGCCGACAAGGCCGACATCGGCACGGGAACCCTGTTCCTGTACGCCAAGACCAAGGGCGAGCTGCTTCTGCTCGTGCAGAACTCGATGTACGCGGAGGCTCTCGACCGCGGTCGTGCAGCAGCCGAAGACGCTGACGGCGTTCTCGAAGGCGTGCTGGCTGTCGTCCGGCCCGTCGTCGAATGCAACCGCAAGCAGATCGACAACGGCCGCACCTATCTCCGCGAGATCGTGTTCGGCGACCCGGGGGAACCGCATCACCGAGACGCTCTCGACCTCACCGTGAGGACCGAAGAGCTCGTCGCCGAGGTGATCGCGCGGCGGGAGGGGGTCTCGGTCGACCAGGCCCGCGCTCTCGCGCGGATCGTCTCCGCCGTCATGTTCCTCACGATGGCCGCTACCGTGAACGCGCAGCAGTCGATCGATCAGCTGGTCGCCGAGATCACCGAGCAGCTCACGGCGATCCTTCCTCTCTGA